TCAATCCCCATTGTGAAGAGATATTATTCAAATTCCTTTGTGGGCTTGTGAGTATGAAGTATTTTGAGCAGAATAGTAATTAATCCATAGTCTCCGTACACAATAGTAAGTGACAATGCAAAGTAGTGCAATTACATAAGAAGATGAGGGGCCATATCCATATGGATAGTCCCCAACTTACATAGTTACATTCGTCTAAAAGATGTATCACACGAAAATTATACATTTCTATGTGTACAGTGACCACGATATTAGCTAATTAAAACTCTCACCACtactatatatatgtgtgtaaatatataaattaacaAGCGGCAGAGGATCGGAGTTCAAAATGACATGCAGAGATAAGGAAAACCCTTGTCCCATCGACCATACGTACACACTGCTAGTCTGGACAACTGTATAGATATATATAGTAAGTAGGTAGTCTGTATACTACGCTCTACTTCAccgactatatatatatatatatatatatatatatatatatatatatatatcatgtgcTACATAGTATCTTATAATTATTGAAGGGTGGTGATCCATGCATCCTCTCATATTAGTTCCTGCAACAACACGGTCACATAGACACATGCAACATTAATAGCTTTCAAGGCCAAGGAGTACTTTGTCACTTagccaaaaataataataataataaataaaaaatgaggcCAAGGAGTTTATCCTCATACACCAAGGCGTATATAATAAATTCATTAACAAAGGAATCTCATAATGAATATAACTTAGTTCactaatatatataaaacaggaaTCTCGTGTTAGTAAAAGACTAAAAATTTTCATGTGTTAACTGTTAATGCACTGCAACTAagaggattattattattattattattattattattttatatttaagggtatatttgaAACATAAAAAAACATGTGAAGcaaatttgtttaatttttaaatctttggTCATCAAAGAAGGTGATCATCAATTCATCATATATGTAGAGGATGGtaaagtaaaaaaatttaaatatcattagCATTTAATTTTATTAGTTTTTAATTGTAGgagaataaattttcattttgaagttgaTTTGACAGAAAACAGAACAAAAAATGAATTtaatcttttttattattattattattattattattattattattattattcttaaagTAAAATATCTGATCTAACGAGAGTGCATAATTAATAAAAAGAACCATGCCTTGAGTGCGTTGTTAAAAATGAAATACCTTATTACCCTAGCTAATTAGGATAGAGGCCAGGTCTTAGTAGTTGAATGACCCTGCatgttaaaagaaaaaaaaaaaacaaaaaaaacaaaaatcgaaACTAATAACTAAGCAATAGCaaaaaagataaaatcatttctGCAATGCAAGCgagtatataaatatgtatgtgTAGGTTATATACCCTTCCACCAATTTCCTCTGGAAGCTTTGTGTGAACTAATGTCGTTTGGATCGTCACCTTCCTCTTGAGTGTTAAAGTACTGCcaataaaaattaatgaaaatgcAATACTAATTATTGGTGGATTAATCAACATAATGGATATGGGCAACTTTAATTAGTAACAGGTTAGCATTAATTTAATATCACGTGCTTGTAAATATTGGAGTcaaattaagttaaataaaaacTAACCAGAGGGCGGGGCTCATTGGTTTGGGGAGGGGTATAGACTTCCTGGCCACCGTAGTAGATGGACGAGCTTAAATGGCATGGCCCCACCGTCTCACAATTGTAAATGCCGCTCTTGTCCTTGCTGCTCCCATTGCCCCCAGCGCTAGTACTACTACTGCCCCCCTTCTTCTTATCTGaacattttaaaacaatttaaattaTATGTATCTCTCTCCAATTCCGAATTTCAAGTATATGCTcccaaacataaaatatataagaTTTTTCCTtttgtacctttttttttttttaaaagacatTGTGAACTAACAAAACTTATTTTGTACAAtaaattttgtttttagtttcttttaaatttaaataaattaaaacgtGAGGCTTATGAAATACAGGCTCACAAACCTAAACATACTTTTAAGCTTTATTCTTTCCTTCATGTACTTTCCATTTTGGGTAACAAAGGCCAAAGCTATTGCAACTTACTAATAAATTactatacatataaatataaaatttcattccaaATACACGTTTCgtgcttttttcttttctttatgtGTTTTTTTGAATGAAACAAAAATTACGGGGCTCCCCAGGAAAGACAAAAACACAAACCTTCTTTCCAATATTGCGCGTCTCCAGCTTGATTTCCATAATCCTGCCTTCTGAATTGGGAGCTCGTCCCCAGACcctaaagtttaaaaaaaaaaaaaaaaaacaattataataataagTAAAGAAAATATGGTCTTAAAACACAATACGTAATCCCAAGAAGACGTTACCATATATAATTCTCCGCCCAACTTACCGAAAAACGATACATATTAGTTGAAGGCAACCCCCGGAGAttacatattatatgttatatggtatatTATATATGTTGCGTGTGTGGAGGAACATAGACTTTCCATTCAGAGACcaattatatacatatttaacagTCATATATATATGATCTTACATTGCACGGCTTCATACTCTAATTGACTCCAGAATTTATGAAGAAAAGAAAACCATGATGAGAGAGGAAACATGCAGTGAGCGATGAActtgatttttgttttaattttaattttcaaaactcTCTCTTTGGGtcttcttaaaaaaatttaaccttGTGATCCCCAGATGATCAATTTTGCAGTAGTTTTTTGTCGCAAAAAACTGCTCTTGAAAACAGAGTTATTGTAATTTTGATATTTTTAGGATGCTAGATAGCTTCCCACAAGGAAACAAATCAGACTAAATCTTACAGTTTCCCCTTCTGTGAAAACAAAAATATTTGGTTTCCCAACAAAAAATAATTTGGGAAAACACCAGCTTCACAAAACCTAATGATATCAACTTTGCCGACGGCAAAGGACTATCTGCAAGAGAAGTTGAACTCGTCGCCAAAAACATTAATGTAAGATAAAAGGATGAACCGAAATTTGAAGAAGGTGATAAGTAGGTACGTACCGCGGACGGGGTCTGGAAAAGGGAGCCGAAGACGGAGGAGGACGGCGGCGCAGGGTCCTTGGGGCCGAAGAGTTCAACAGCGAAGTTGGACTTGGACGGCGGAGGCGGCGCGGCGGTGATGGACGAACTCCGGTGATGACCTGGCTTCTTGGGAGTACTACTGTTTTCCATTGATAGCGAATTAATTTAAGCTTTAATTAGTTTCTGGGTGAGCCAACGCCCCCAACGAACAAAACTTGCAACGGCCCACCGACGCAGAAACCGAAAAAAGGGCAAAAAGCCAACCCTACAGGATAAGATTTTCCCGAGAAAACAAACAAACAGATGGACCgcagatatgtgtgtgtgtgttgtagACTGAGACTGAGggacttaattaattaaataattaattaattaagacaGAGAGGGAAAGAAACTGAGGAAGAAAGGGGAAGGCACGGGAAAGCACGTGAGGCTCTGCGAGGTGAAGAAAGCGAAACCGTCGCCTCTATATTTATAAGCCCTAACAAGTAACAAGGGCCTCATCACTCCATGTGCCCCTCAttaaaaagctctctctctctctatctctatctctatctctatctctatCTAGTCTCTTGTTGGGTTCAATTCAATGCATGGCGTGGTTATCCTCTCCATTTCTCTTTAGTTCTCTATAGCTAAGGACAAATCGGGAAAAGGGATACGCTGACACGTGGGCACATCGCCTGAGCACAATTGGAGATGTTGCCAGCTCCAACCCCGTGCCGCCACGTGTCCATGGGTACCCTGTGACCACGTGTAGTGGCCCTCTTTCCATGTAAGTGTATATGGTGCCTGCGTGGATACTTGTgtgaatgagagagagagagagagagagaggaagagaggggGAAGAGGGGTGGTGCGTATATTCTCTACATCCAGCCTATGTCTGACCTAGCTTTGGTTGGTAATGTAAGGTCGGGCGGCGCATT
This region of Malania oleifera isolate guangnan ecotype guangnan chromosome 10, ASM2987363v1, whole genome shotgun sequence genomic DNA includes:
- the LOC131166196 gene encoding uncharacterized protein LOC131166196, giving the protein MENSSTPKKPGHHRSSSITAAPPPPSKSNFAVELFGPKDPAPPSSSVFGSLFQTPSAGLGTSSQFRRQDYGNQAGDAQYWKEDKKKGGSSSTSAGGNGSSKDKSGIYNCETVGPCHLSSSIYYGGQEVYTPPQTNEPRPLYFNTQEEGDDPNDISSHKASRGNWWKGSFNY